The Patagioenas fasciata isolate bPatFas1 chromosome 3, bPatFas1.hap1, whole genome shotgun sequence genome contains a region encoding:
- the PPP3R1 gene encoding calcineurin subunit B type 1, which translates to MGNEASYPLEMCSHFDADEIKRLGKRFKKLDLDNSGSLSVEEFMSLPELQQNPLVQRVIDIFDTDGNGEVDFKEFIEGVSQFSVKGDKEQKLRFAFRIYDMDKDGYISNGELFQVLKMMVGNNLKDTQLQQIVDKTIINADKDGDGRISFEEFCAVVGGLDIHKKMVVDV; encoded by the exons gGAAATGAGGCAAGCTACCCTTTGGAAATGTGCTCGCACt ttgaTGCTGATGAAATAAAACGACTAGGGAAGAGATTTAAGAAGCTTGATTTGGACAACTCTGGTTCTTTGAGCGTGGAAGAGTTCATGTCTTTACCTGAATTGCAACAGAACCCATTAGTACAGCGAGTAATAGATATATTTGACACAGATGGAAATGGAGAAGTGGACTTCAAAG AATTTATAGAAGGAGTCTCCCAGTTCAGTGTCAAAGGAGATAAGGAACAGAAGTTGAGGT TTGCTTTTCGCATTTATGATATGGACAAAGATGGTTATATCTCAAATGGAGAGCTCTTCCAAGTGCTGAAGATGATGGTTGGCAACAATCTCAAAGACACTCAGTTACAGCAAATTGTAGATAAAACCATAATTAATGCAGATAAGGATGGTGATGGAAGAATATCCTTTGAAGAATTCTGTGCT GTTGTAGGAGGCCTAGATATCCACAAAAAGATGGTTGTAGACGTGTGA